The stretch of DNA GGCCCGGAGGCCCGGAGGAGTGCGTGAATTATGAGTGAGCGAGCGCTGCGCGGTTCCCGTCTCGGAGCAACCAGCTACGAGACCGACCGCGACATCGAGCTGGCCCCGCGCACCATCGTCGGGTACGACTGCCCGAAGGGCCACCACCTCGAGGTGCCGTTCTCGGCCGAGGCCGAAGAGGTGCCCATGGTGTGGGAGTGCCGGGTGTGCGGTGCGCTGGCGCTGCGTTCGGACGGTCAGCGCGACGATGAGAAGCGATCCAAGCCGGCGCGTACTCACTGGGACATGCTGATGGAGCGCCGGACGCGCGAGGAGCTCGAGGAGATCCTCGCCGAGCGCTTGGCCGTGCTACGTGCGGGCGGTATCCCGGGCTACGGGCCCAACA from Sporichthyaceae bacterium encodes:
- a CDS encoding RNA polymerase-binding protein RbpA — encoded protein: MSERALRGSRLGATSYETDRDIELAPRTIVGYDCPKGHHLEVPFSAEAEEVPMVWECRVCGALALRSDGQRDDEKRSKPARTHWDMLMERRTREELEEILAERLAVLRAGGIPGYGPNKKSA